One candidate division KSB1 bacterium DNA window includes the following coding sequences:
- a CDS encoding choice-of-anchor B family protein yields MKIFTFFSFLFYATSLFSQISLNTTLIDNINYGRSVNDVWGYTDENGNDYALVGLIDGVSIVKVDSNQAQEIDFVPGVTSVWRDLKTHSHYAYVTADQGNLGLTIIDLSPLPDSVRLVAEISTYFERAHNLYIADGYAYISGSNISRGTDILDLSNPESPVRIGVWEDNYFHDIYTKGDTLYGSAGSISTVIVLDISNKSNPILIGEIQFPDGGYSHNAWTSEDGNYLLTTQETGGRTVKMWDVGDLENPKLVNEYLSSPGQLAHNVHIKDDYAYISHYADGLRILDISDPEHMVEVGYYDTHPSEETGFDGNWGAFPFTASNYIYASDREFGLFILSFNNKKGSRLNGNVLDSFTALPVGGVNLEIVELGLKSTSDEFGKYKLGMHSGGAYTILLSKFGYEPGAITVDISDEETKTLDLNIAPKKTGNLQGLVSDSLGQTISDAIILMLDTPFEEIITDLNGQYLFSNIPEDSYTIAIGKWGFKPRFIDVTIQGDLTNISDITLARGIVDNFELDLGWDIGDGSNNFVGPWRLTDPLELGYGLPLHPNNDNTIDPGKLAFFARTLASQLQLTSPSFDLREVNDPTIQYSYHWFPRGDNGDELRVDISSDNGQSWNNLAVYSDPDATSDWTNAVHSISEGIAKTEFMKVRYTTVENGRSSSFALLDDFKVVRSIIEPSNGGTDVPDRYQLMQNYPNPFNQGTLIRFFIPEENHTTLTIFNVLGNSIIKLVDEILPKGDYSYQWDGLDKLKKRLPSGIYLYQLKTNNFEKTYKMLLLE; encoded by the coding sequence ATGAAAATTTTTACTTTTTTTTCTTTCTTATTTTATGCTACGTCATTATTCTCACAAATCAGCTTAAATACAACACTAATTGACAATATCAATTATGGCCGAAGTGTAAATGATGTTTGGGGCTACACTGATGAAAACGGCAACGACTATGCATTAGTTGGATTGATTGACGGCGTTTCGATAGTGAAAGTGGATTCAAACCAAGCTCAGGAAATCGATTTTGTTCCTGGAGTTACTTCAGTATGGAGAGATTTAAAAACACACAGTCACTATGCTTATGTAACTGCCGATCAGGGTAATCTTGGATTAACCATTATCGATCTATCACCTTTGCCCGATTCGGTAAGACTTGTAGCTGAAATTTCCACTTATTTTGAGCGAGCTCACAATTTATATATTGCTGATGGCTATGCTTATATTTCAGGATCAAATATTTCCAGAGGAACCGACATTTTAGATCTTTCCAATCCTGAATCACCAGTCCGAATTGGCGTATGGGAAGATAATTATTTCCATGATATTTATACGAAAGGAGATACTTTGTACGGTAGTGCTGGATCAATATCTACTGTAATAGTTTTAGATATCAGTAACAAATCAAATCCGATTTTGATTGGTGAAATTCAATTTCCTGATGGGGGATATTCTCATAATGCGTGGACAAGTGAAGATGGAAATTATCTTTTGACTACTCAAGAAACAGGCGGCAGAACGGTGAAAATGTGGGATGTGGGTGATTTGGAAAATCCAAAATTAGTAAATGAATACTTATCCTCTCCCGGTCAACTGGCTCATAATGTGCATATCAAAGATGACTATGCATACATCTCTCATTATGCGGATGGACTCCGCATCCTGGATATTTCAGATCCGGAACACATGGTCGAAGTAGGCTATTATGATACTCATCCCAGTGAAGAAACAGGTTTTGATGGAAATTGGGGTGCATTTCCATTCACTGCCTCAAATTATATCTATGCTTCAGATAGGGAATTCGGACTTTTCATCTTATCATTTAACAATAAAAAAGGCAGTAGATTAAACGGAAATGTTTTGGATTCATTCACAGCTCTTCCTGTTGGGGGTGTTAATCTAGAGATTGTTGAACTTGGTCTAAAATCAACGAGTGATGAATTTGGTAAATATAAACTTGGAATGCATTCTGGTGGGGCCTATACAATTTTATTGTCAAAATTCGGATATGAGCCTGGTGCAATTACAGTGGACATATCCGATGAGGAAACAAAAACACTTGACTTGAACATTGCTCCTAAAAAGACAGGCAATTTGCAGGGACTTGTGAGTGATAGTTTGGGCCAAACCATTTCTGATGCGATCATTCTGATGTTGGATACGCCTTTTGAAGAAATCATCACAGATCTAAATGGTCAATATCTTTTTTCAAATATTCCGGAAGATTCTTATACAATCGCCATTGGCAAATGGGGATTTAAGCCCAGATTTATTGATGTCACAATTCAGGGCGATTTAACAAATATTTCTGACATTACTTTAGCCCGGGGAATTGTTGACAATTTTGAATTGGATTTAGGCTGGGACATAGGGGATGGTAGTAATAATTTTGTAGGGCCATGGAGGCTTACAGATCCGTTAGAGTTAGGATATGGTCTTCCACTTCATCCCAATAATGACAATACAATTGACCCTGGAAAATTGGCTTTTTTTGCGCGCACTTTAGCTTCCCAATTACAATTAACATCACCATCATTCGATTTAAGAGAAGTTAACGATCCTACAATCCAATACTCTTATCATTGGTTTCCCCGAGGAGATAATGGAGATGAACTGAGAGTTGATATTTCCAGTGATAATGGACAGTCATGGAACAATCTTGCAGTGTACTCAGATCCGGATGCTACTTCAGACTGGACAAATGCCGTGCATTCTATTTCAGAGGGCATTGCCAAAACTGAATTCATGAAAGTCAGGTATACAACTGTTGAAAATGGAAGAAGCTCAAGCTTTGCATTGCTTGATGATTTTAAAGTTGTAAGATCCATTATAGAACCATCAAATGGTGGTACTGATGTTCCGGATAGGTACCAACTCATGCAAAACTATCCGAATCCTTTCAATCAAGGAACACTGATTCGATTTTTTATTCCTGAAGAAAATCATACGACTTTAACTATTTTCAATGTATTGGGAAATAGTATTATTAAATTAGTGGATGAAATATTACCGAAAGGTGATTATTCATATCAATGGGATGGTCTTGACAAATTAAAAAAACGGCTACCAAGCGGAATATATTTGTATCAACTAAAGACTAATAACTTTGAAAAAACTTACAAAATGTTGCTTTTAGAATAG
- a CDS encoding transcription elongation factor GreA, with amino-acid sequence MNMPNYMTHAGFEKIQNKIDSMEKLLQGEIAKQIGEARELGDLKENAEYKAIKEKQQLTAKRIEEMSAMLSGVQIIENLDLPDGQVTVGKKVYLNNLDDGSKDVYTILGPAESDIDNDIISYESPIAKQLMMKKEGDEVDISVPIGIIRYRIEKIESLSTF; translated from the coding sequence GTGAATATGCCTAACTACATGACGCACGCTGGTTTTGAAAAAATTCAAAATAAAATTGACAGCATGGAGAAACTATTGCAAGGTGAGATTGCGAAACAAATTGGAGAAGCCCGAGAATTAGGGGATTTAAAAGAGAATGCTGAATATAAAGCGATAAAAGAAAAACAACAGCTTACTGCAAAGCGTATTGAAGAAATGTCTGCAATGTTGAGTGGTGTTCAGATTATTGAAAATTTAGATCTACCGGATGGTCAGGTAACTGTTGGAAAAAAGGTCTACTTAAATAATCTTGATGACGGAAGCAAAGATGTTTACACGATCCTTGGCCCTGCAGAATCTGATATTGACAATGACATTATTAGTTATGAATCTCCAATAGCTAAACAACTGATGATGAAGAAAGAAGGAGATGAGGTGGATATCTCTGTACCTATTGGGATTATCCGTTATCGAATTGAAAAAATTGAGTCGTTATCAACTTTCTGA